From Marivirga harenae, one genomic window encodes:
- a CDS encoding ABC transporter substrate-binding protein has protein sequence MKAIVFISLFFFVLACSRPKNEEQSEKGKELISYSQNLSIEDFGDFYKVKVIQPAASDSSFFTYILFREKKSKPSLKADAHISIPVKGLICMSTSHLPAFTALGESKVIVGFPGTEHIYEHKLQTLVKSGNLQDVGQKSGINVEKVLSLQPDVMMAYTMGSSMEQLNPIRKSGIPVILNSDYLENSPLGRAEWLKLSAILLDKYTEGDSLFKAIEQNYLSIKGQVANSETKSSVMTGLMYGDVWYVPGGKSYAAHFIEDAGASYLWSSTQKTGSLELSFESVFNRAKKADFWIGVASFTSLRNLKNTNVKYSFFDAYQKQNVFSYTKRVNENGANDYLETGYMRPDLVLKDYINLLHPNLLTDSTLTYYQRLNP, from the coding sequence ATGAAAGCAATTGTATTTATTTCTTTATTTTTCTTTGTTTTGGCTTGCAGTAGACCCAAAAATGAAGAGCAATCAGAAAAAGGCAAAGAACTTATTTCATACTCCCAAAATTTAAGCATTGAAGATTTTGGCGATTTCTATAAAGTTAAAGTTATCCAGCCTGCCGCGTCAGACAGTAGTTTTTTTACTTATATTTTGTTTAGAGAAAAAAAGAGTAAACCTAGTCTTAAAGCCGATGCACATATTTCAATTCCTGTTAAGGGGCTAATTTGCATGTCCACTTCTCATTTGCCAGCATTTACTGCCTTAGGAGAAAGTAAAGTAATAGTTGGCTTTCCGGGCACAGAACACATCTATGAACATAAACTTCAAACCTTAGTGAAGAGTGGTAATTTGCAAGATGTAGGACAAAAAAGCGGCATTAATGTCGAAAAAGTACTGAGCCTACAACCCGATGTGATGATGGCCTATACAATGGGTAGCAGTATGGAGCAATTGAACCCAATTAGAAAATCAGGGATTCCCGTAATCCTCAATTCAGATTACTTAGAAAATTCGCCTTTAGGTCGAGCAGAGTGGTTAAAATTAAGTGCAATATTACTAGATAAGTATACTGAAGGTGACAGTCTATTTAAAGCAATAGAACAGAATTATCTCTCGATCAAGGGCCAAGTTGCAAATAGTGAAACCAAGTCAAGTGTCATGACAGGTTTAATGTACGGGGATGTATGGTACGTTCCGGGAGGAAAAAGTTATGCAGCCCATTTTATTGAGGATGCGGGGGCTAGTTATCTTTGGTCTTCAACTCAAAAAACAGGAAGCCTAGAACTAAGCTTTGAATCTGTATTCAATCGAGCTAAAAAAGCAGATTTTTGGATTGGAGTTGCTTCTTTCACTTCTCTGCGAAATTTGAAAAATACAAATGTTAAATACAGCTTTTTTGATGCATATCAGAAACAAAATGTATTCTCTTACACAAAAAGGGTAAATGAAAATGGTGCTAATGATTATTTAGAAACTGGGTATATGAGACCAGATTTGGTATTAAAGGATTATATTAATCTTCTGCATCCCAATTTATTAACGGATTCAACACTAACCTATTACCAACGCTTAAATCCTTGA
- a CDS encoding iron ABC transporter permease — protein MKLSKYQTVALLIPLLGILFVFSISFGSVYIPFENIIGVLVGNMAQDHPEYHIVLSYRLPKALTIVFAGAALGFSGLQMQTLFRNPLAGPFVLGISSGASLGVAVLVLLGIGVNGALASWGMALSSIIGSSIILLLVVLVSIRLKDSMSLLLVGLMFGAFTSAIVSIMQYFSTADDIQNFLFWTFGATGNLSWGELMIFIPVVTTGLVLGYLQAKPLNALLMGENYAQSMGLKVQFVRLLLVVSTSILAGIVTAFCGPIAFLGLAVPHISRILFKTSNHFILIPATLLIGACLLLICDLIAQVPNYDLILPINAVTSLFGAPVVIWLILKRKNISKNFG, from the coding sequence ATGAAACTTTCTAAATATCAAACTGTAGCTCTGTTGATTCCACTTTTGGGGATTCTATTTGTTTTTTCAATCAGTTTTGGCTCAGTCTATATCCCATTCGAAAATATTATAGGCGTATTAGTTGGAAATATGGCACAAGACCACCCAGAATATCACATTGTTTTATCTTATCGACTGCCGAAAGCCTTAACAATAGTTTTTGCAGGAGCTGCGCTGGGTTTTTCAGGTTTGCAAATGCAAACGCTTTTCCGAAATCCATTAGCAGGTCCTTTTGTTTTGGGAATTAGTTCAGGTGCAAGTCTAGGAGTGGCAGTATTAGTGCTCCTAGGTATTGGCGTAAATGGCGCATTAGCTTCATGGGGAATGGCACTTTCTTCGATCATAGGATCATCAATTATATTGCTACTCGTTGTTTTAGTCTCCATAAGATTAAAAGACAGCATGTCCTTGCTATTAGTGGGATTGATGTTTGGCGCTTTTACTTCTGCAATTGTGAGTATCATGCAATATTTCAGCACTGCAGATGACATTCAAAATTTTCTATTTTGGACCTTTGGTGCCACGGGTAACCTTAGCTGGGGAGAATTAATGATTTTCATTCCTGTCGTTACAACAGGCCTCGTTTTAGGTTATTTGCAGGCTAAACCCCTAAATGCTTTGTTAATGGGCGAAAACTATGCGCAAAGTATGGGCTTAAAAGTTCAATTTGTAAGATTACTCTTGGTAGTATCTACAAGTATTTTGGCTGGTATAGTGACTGCCTTTTGCGGCCCTATAGCTTTTTTGGGACTTGCTGTACCACACATCAGCAGGATACTATTCAAGACGTCCAACCATTTTATATTAATTCCTGCTACTTTGTTAATAGGAGCTTGTTTGCTTCTAATTTGTGATTTAATCGCACAAGTTCCCAATTATGATCTGATACTACCCATAAATGCTGTTACCTCACTTTTTGGAGCACCGGTTGTGATTTGGTTAATTTTAAAAAGAAAAAACATCAGTAAAAATTTTGGATAA
- a CDS encoding ABC transporter ATP-binding protein, whose amino-acid sequence MTTSDLSIGYRSGKSENRLMNNLNLSIPKGKLIALLGANGVGKSTLIRTLANLQAALQGKVFLNDKEVKNYTAKNFAKQVSLVLTDPIQSGNLNVKDLVEMGRYPFTNWTGRLQAIDQEKVENAINLCAIAYLKDANIAEISDGQLQKAMIARALAQDGELMLLDEPTVHLDANNRYIVLELLRKLVDETQKSILISTHQVEIALKMADHIWLANCGEGIISGSPIELIKSGDVEKSFPYLKKLNF is encoded by the coding sequence ATGACCACATCCGACTTATCTATAGGATACAGAAGCGGTAAATCTGAAAATAGATTGATGAACAACCTCAACCTATCCATTCCAAAAGGCAAATTGATCGCTTTGCTGGGTGCAAATGGTGTTGGCAAAAGTACGCTAATACGAACCTTGGCCAATCTTCAGGCTGCATTGCAAGGAAAAGTATTTTTGAATGACAAAGAAGTCAAAAACTACACTGCAAAAAATTTTGCTAAGCAAGTAAGCCTTGTGTTGACTGATCCAATTCAAAGCGGAAATTTGAATGTCAAGGATTTGGTAGAGATGGGACGCTATCCTTTCACTAATTGGACTGGAAGGCTACAGGCTATTGATCAGGAAAAAGTGGAAAATGCCATAAATTTGTGTGCCATAGCATATTTAAAAGATGCCAATATTGCTGAAATTAGTGACGGACAATTGCAAAAAGCCATGATTGCAAGAGCTTTGGCTCAAGATGGTGAATTAATGCTTTTGGATGAACCCACTGTTCATTTAGATGCCAATAATAGATACATAGTGTTAGAGCTTTTAAGGAAACTAGTTGATGAAACACAAAAGTCGATCCTCATAAGTACCCATCAAGTAGAAATTGCATTAAAAATGGCCGATCATATCTGGCTAGCTAATTGCGGTGAAGGGATTATTTCCGGATCACCTATTGAATTGATTAAAAGTGGCGATGTAGAAAAGTCATTTCCGTACTTGAAGAAATTGAATTTTTAA
- a CDS encoding Fur family transcriptional regulator — protein sequence MEKAVKAENILKSNGLRKTHIRIEILQIFMGTKHALSVNDLEKNLKASHDRVTIYRALNSFEENGILHQTPDPNGNMRYAMCSDSCPEHVHQDKHAHFICEECNQTFCLEDVKIPDVELGNGYQLNSISYTMNGICKECQPA from the coding sequence ATGGAAAAAGCAGTTAAAGCTGAAAATATATTGAAATCTAACGGTTTGCGTAAAACGCACATACGTATAGAAATACTCCAAATATTTATGGGTACAAAACATGCTTTATCTGTAAATGATCTGGAGAAAAACCTAAAAGCAAGTCATGATAGGGTGACGATCTACAGAGCTTTAAATTCCTTCGAGGAAAATGGTATTTTGCATCAAACTCCTGATCCAAATGGCAACATGCGCTATGCTATGTGTTCAGATAGCTGCCCAGAACATGTACATCAAGATAAGCATGCCCATTTTATTTGTGAAGAATGCAACCAAACCTTTTGCTTAGAGGACGTGAAAATCCCAGATGTGGAATTAGGAAACGGCTATCAGCTTAATAGCATAAGCTACACGATGAATGGGATTTGCAAGGAATGTCAGCCAGCTTGA
- a CDS encoding ABC transporter ATP-binding protein: MIELKHLNKYLLKYKYLLLLGILFMIVSNFFAVFPAQVVRYAFNIVKENIEMYRMFENFELQENYYEIFASAILIYGGIIILLALGRGLFLFLVRQTIIVMSRHIEYDLKNEIYNHYQKLPLSFYRRNNTGDIMNRISEDVSKVRMYLGPAIMYSVNLITLFCIVIPIMFSVNPTLTWYSLIPLPFLSISIYFVNNLINKRSEEIQQSQSQLSTLVQEAFSGIRVLKSFVREEDSLQNFTKETNNYKFRALKLTFIQALFFPLIMGMVGLSVILVVYIGGVEAMNGAVSAGNIAEFIIYVNLLTWPVTSVGWVTSIIQRAAASQKRINEFLETKTEIVSDMNLEKEITGEIVFDKVSFTYPDSGIKALKEVSFSVKKGETLAVIGTTGSGKSTIANLITRMYDPTAGKITIDNVPIADYKVENLRSQIGYVPQDVFLFSDSIRNNITFGSRGLSEEQMLKASKDADLHSNIIDFPHGYDTELGERGITLSGGQKQRVSIARAIARDPKIMILDDALSAVDTKTENAILNALKKIMEDRTSVIISHRVSSAKLANYIIVLDDGVIVEQGTEKELLAQTGPYKELYQKQLQGEAVE, translated from the coding sequence GTGATAGAATTAAAGCACCTTAATAAGTACTTACTAAAATATAAATATTTACTGCTTTTAGGCATTCTCTTTATGATTGTGTCCAACTTTTTTGCGGTATTTCCTGCTCAGGTGGTTCGATATGCCTTCAATATAGTGAAGGAAAATATAGAGATGTATCGCATGTTCGAAAACTTTGAATTGCAGGAAAATTATTATGAAATTTTCGCCTCTGCCATTTTGATCTATGGGGGAATAATTATCCTTTTAGCACTGGGAAGAGGCTTGTTTCTATTCCTAGTGAGGCAGACCATTATAGTGATGTCCAGACACATTGAGTATGATTTGAAAAATGAAATCTATAATCATTATCAGAAATTACCATTAAGCTTTTACAGAAGGAATAATACAGGGGATATCATGAACAGGATCTCCGAAGATGTGAGTAAAGTCCGGATGTATCTGGGGCCTGCTATCATGTATTCTGTTAATTTAATCACCCTCTTTTGCATTGTAATTCCAATCATGTTTTCAGTGAATCCGACCTTGACATGGTATTCACTTATTCCACTTCCTTTCCTTTCAATAAGTATATATTTTGTCAATAATTTGATCAATAAACGTTCAGAGGAAATTCAGCAAAGCCAATCGCAGCTATCCACCTTGGTACAGGAGGCTTTTTCGGGAATTAGAGTATTGAAATCATTTGTTCGAGAAGAAGATTCGCTACAGAATTTCACTAAGGAAACCAATAATTATAAATTCAGAGCTTTGAAATTGACATTCATTCAAGCCTTGTTTTTCCCTTTAATAATGGGTATGGTGGGCCTAAGTGTGATTTTGGTTGTGTACATAGGAGGTGTAGAAGCTATGAATGGCGCGGTGAGTGCAGGAAATATTGCTGAATTTATAATTTATGTCAACCTTTTGACTTGGCCTGTAACTTCTGTGGGATGGGTAACAAGTATTATTCAGAGGGCTGCAGCTTCCCAAAAACGAATCAATGAATTTTTGGAAACCAAAACAGAAATTGTTTCTGATATGAACCTGGAAAAGGAAATTACTGGGGAGATCGTTTTTGATAAGGTAAGTTTCACCTATCCTGATAGCGGCATTAAAGCATTAAAAGAGGTAAGCTTTTCAGTAAAAAAGGGAGAGACCTTGGCGGTTATAGGTACGACAGGTTCAGGTAAGAGTACAATAGCCAATTTGATTACCCGAATGTATGATCCCACGGCTGGAAAAATCACCATTGATAATGTTCCAATTGCGGATTATAAAGTTGAAAATTTAAGAAGTCAAATTGGCTATGTGCCTCAAGATGTCTTTTTATTCTCAGATTCTATTCGAAATAATATCACATTTGGTAGCAGGGGGTTGTCTGAGGAGCAAATGTTGAAAGCTTCTAAAGATGCTGATCTGCACAGTAATATCATTGATTTTCCACATGGATATGATACTGAATTGGGTGAAAGAGGTATAACGCTTTCCGGTGGTCAAAAACAAAGAGTCTCAATTGCTAGGGCAATAGCCAGAGATCCGAAAATCATGATTTTGGATGATGCCTTATCAGCCGTGGATACCAAAACTGAAAACGCTATCTTAAATGCTTTAAAGAAAATTATGGAAGATAGGACAAGTGTTATTATTTCACACAGGGTTAGTTCAGCAAAATTAGCGAATTATATCATCGTGCTTGATGATGGAGTAATTGTTGAGCAAGGCACTGAAAAAGAGCTTTTGGCACAAACTGGACCTTACAAGGAATTGTATCAGAAGCAGCTACAGGGAGAAGCAGTTGAATAG
- a CDS encoding Glu/Leu/Phe/Val family dehydrogenase, which produces MVELNEKEAQKTFSAFNTIAEMGHEQVVYCYDKPTGLKAIIAIHNTILGPALGGTRMWTYQNDQEALIDVLRLSRGMTYKAAISGLNLGGGKAVIIGDPKNLKNEAFLRRFGRFVDSLSGRYITAEDMNMNTSDMVHISYETDYVMGLPESMNGSGDPSPVTAYGVFMGMKATAKKAYGNDNLHGKKISVQGVGQVGHYLVDHLIEDGAEVTITDINESNIKRVTDKHKVKVVKPEEIYDVDADIYAPCAMGATINDDSIARLKANVIVGAANNQLAEEVRHGEMLKDKGIFYAPDFLVNAGGIINIFPELMRNYNKPLALEQTEKIYGKCLEILNKAEAEGKTSHQAAIEIADKRMADMGKVKLAY; this is translated from the coding sequence ATGGTTGAATTAAATGAAAAAGAAGCCCAAAAAACATTTTCAGCATTCAATACAATCGCTGAAATGGGCCATGAACAAGTAGTTTATTGTTATGATAAACCCACAGGCCTTAAAGCCATAATTGCCATTCACAATACCATTTTAGGTCCTGCCTTAGGCGGAACAAGAATGTGGACCTATCAAAATGACCAAGAAGCTCTTATTGATGTGCTCCGATTATCAAGAGGGATGACTTACAAAGCCGCTATTTCAGGTTTAAATTTAGGAGGCGGAAAAGCTGTCATTATTGGTGACCCAAAGAATTTAAAAAATGAAGCTTTCCTAAGAAGATTCGGAAGATTTGTGGACAGTTTGAGCGGTAGATACATCACCGCTGAAGATATGAACATGAACACTTCGGATATGGTGCATATTTCTTATGAAACCGACTATGTAATGGGATTGCCTGAATCAATGAACGGAAGTGGGGATCCTTCTCCTGTTACTGCCTATGGAGTCTTTATGGGCATGAAAGCCACGGCAAAAAAAGCTTATGGTAATGATAATCTGCATGGAAAGAAAATATCGGTTCAAGGTGTTGGTCAGGTCGGGCACTATTTGGTTGATCATTTAATTGAAGACGGAGCAGAAGTCACCATTACTGATATTAATGAGAGCAATATCAAAAGAGTAACAGACAAGCATAAAGTGAAAGTGGTAAAGCCTGAAGAGATTTATGATGTGGATGCCGATATTTATGCTCCATGTGCAATGGGCGCTACTATCAATGATGATTCAATTGCGAGATTGAAAGCCAATGTAATTGTAGGTGCTGCTAACAACCAATTAGCTGAAGAAGTAAGACACGGAGAAATGCTTAAAGATAAAGGCATATTTTATGCACCTGATTTCTTGGTAAATGCAGGTGGTATTATCAATATTTTTCCAGAACTAATGAGAAACTACAACAAACCCTTGGCTTTAGAGCAAACTGAAAAAATATACGGTAAATGTCTAGAGATATTAAACAAAGCAGAAGCTGAGGGGAAAACATCTCATCAAGCCGCAATAGAAATTGCTGACAAGCGAATGGCTGACATGGGCAAAGTGAAATTAGCTTACTAA
- the nusB gene encoding transcription antitermination factor NusB: MQALYAVQKCEDANFELALDHIDDIFTPDLNSMEVQDKALLKQNAKIAKKVFKSNFQSRQIKEEQDSNPEIRSAVSDALDLFQTNVKKDISFIKKDMLEAVNTLLENYYLSIKLLEEFSELALEDVEKRKTRLNDSGKQVFESELNLFKNKGIKIIKENDALQNEFTRFGTSWEDDMLDVQEWYRDILKKADFYKEYVLKNEPSFEEDVETLDKITRQVILKSEAITNFMAERDLYWEENKSALKSMLKKSIKSLDEMTQHIELIELSANWEEDSEFFKNLFQETIVNNEEYEKIVSDFAKNWATDRIAVVDMIILKMAVAEMLNFPSIPVKVTINEYIELSKNYSTQKSKQFVNGLLDKISISLEKEDKIKKSGRGLIDNK, from the coding sequence ATGCAAGCGCTTTATGCGGTTCAAAAATGTGAAGATGCAAATTTTGAGTTAGCGCTAGACCACATTGATGATATCTTTACTCCAGATTTGAACTCTATGGAAGTGCAGGACAAAGCGCTATTAAAACAAAATGCTAAAATTGCTAAAAAAGTATTCAAATCGAATTTCCAATCCAGACAAATTAAAGAAGAACAGGATAGCAATCCAGAGATTCGTTCAGCTGTTAGTGATGCCCTAGATTTATTTCAAACAAATGTAAAAAAAGACATCTCCTTCATTAAAAAAGATATGTTGGAAGCTGTTAATACACTACTAGAAAACTACTATCTGTCCATTAAACTTCTCGAAGAATTTTCCGAATTGGCCTTGGAGGATGTTGAGAAAAGAAAAACCAGACTGAATGACAGTGGAAAACAAGTTTTTGAAAGTGAACTGAACCTTTTTAAAAACAAGGGCATCAAGATCATTAAGGAGAATGATGCATTACAAAATGAATTTACCCGATTTGGTACTAGTTGGGAAGATGATATGTTGGATGTTCAAGAGTGGTACAGGGACATTTTAAAAAAAGCAGACTTCTACAAGGAATATGTGCTCAAAAACGAACCTTCGTTTGAAGAAGATGTAGAAACTTTAGATAAAATTACTCGTCAGGTGATTTTGAAAAGTGAGGCCATTACCAATTTTATGGCAGAACGAGATTTGTACTGGGAAGAAAACAAATCTGCTTTGAAATCAATGTTAAAGAAAAGCATCAAATCCTTGGATGAAATGACTCAACATATTGAATTAATAGAACTTTCTGCCAATTGGGAAGAAGATAGCGAATTCTTCAAAAATCTATTTCAAGAAACGATTGTAAATAATGAAGAATATGAAAAAATAGTCTCCGATTTTGCAAAAAACTGGGCCACCGATCGAATAGCTGTTGTAGATATGATTATATTAAAAATGGCTGTGGCAGAAATGCTTAATTTCCCAAGCATACCTGTAAAAGTGACAATAAATGAGTATATTGAACTTTCCAAGAATTATAGTACGCAAAAAAGCAAGCAATTTGTTAATGGCTTATTAGATAAAATCTCAATAAGTTTAGAGAAGGAAGACAAAATCAAGAAAAGTGGTAGAGGTTTGATTGACAACAAATAA
- a CDS encoding YtxH domain-containing protein, with protein MSKGSNLFAFLAGATAGAIVGILYAPDTGVNTRDKLTYRLGKYKEMLEDLLNDISEGEDLGLSTARSDGEKVVSSAKKKAEQLLTDVDALLGQIKSKDEKTK; from the coding sequence ATGAGTAAAGGAAGTAACTTATTTGCATTTTTAGCAGGAGCAACTGCAGGAGCAATTGTTGGAATCTTGTACGCACCTGACACTGGTGTGAATACTAGAGATAAACTGACTTATCGTCTAGGTAAATATAAAGAAATGTTGGAAGATTTACTTAATGACATTTCAGAAGGAGAAGATTTAGGTTTGAGCACGGCCAGAAGTGATGGAGAAAAAGTGGTAAGTTCTGCGAAAAAAAAAGCAGAACAGTTATTGACTGATGTTGATGCACTGCTTGGGCAAATCAAAAGCAAAGACGAAAAAACTAAATAA
- a CDS encoding DUF1573 domain-containing protein — protein MKRLIYAIFAIGLLSFTACNGDLEKRVTDLERRVAALEGNGGSTASNSPAVQMANQSTSQVKSTSNEKPEGPLPKMEFSEKVHDFGRITEGDVVTKVFTFKNTGEAPLIISNATSSCGCTVPSYTEEPIAPGEEGELEVKYNSRGKKNQDNKVVRVTANTWPATNNITIKAFVEPKADNTSAGPIKQ, from the coding sequence ATGAAAAGATTAATATATGCTATTTTCGCAATAGGATTATTGTCATTCACCGCATGCAATGGTGATCTAGAAAAAAGAGTGACCGATTTAGAAAGAAGGGTTGCTGCTTTAGAAGGAAATGGTGGCAGTACTGCTTCCAACAGTCCAGCTGTCCAGATGGCTAATCAAAGTACTTCTCAAGTCAAATCGACTTCCAATGAAAAGCCAGAAGGGCCATTGCCTAAAATGGAATTTTCTGAAAAAGTACATGACTTTGGTAGAATTACAGAAGGCGATGTAGTAACTAAAGTGTTTACGTTCAAAAATACAGGAGAGGCTCCGCTGATCATCTCAAATGCGACTTCTTCTTGTGGATGTACAGTACCTTCATATACTGAAGAGCCAATAGCTCCTGGTGAGGAAGGCGAGCTAGAAGTAAAATACAACTCAAGAGGTAAAAAGAATCAGGATAACAAAGTTGTCAGAGTTACAGCTAATACTTGGCCTGCAACAAATAACATTACAATTAAAGCATTTGTAGAACCTAAGGCTGACAATACAAGTGCTGGACCCATAAAACAATAA
- the yajC gene encoding preprotein translocase subunit YajC, giving the protein MIQFIIAQATTGDDSAWMSQLLLFGGIILVFYFFMIRPQQKKQKDQKKFIAEIKKGDSVVTIGGLHGKVFQVEEDKIILEIDKGTKMIFEKSAVSLEQSKKLQEK; this is encoded by the coding sequence ATGATACAATTTATTATAGCACAAGCCACTACAGGTGACGATAGCGCTTGGATGAGCCAATTACTTTTATTTGGCGGTATAATTTTAGTTTTCTATTTCTTTATGATCCGACCACAGCAAAAAAAGCAGAAAGATCAAAAGAAATTTATTGCTGAAATTAAAAAAGGAGACAGCGTGGTAACCATTGGTGGACTTCATGGAAAGGTTTTTCAAGTGGAAGAAGATAAAATCATTCTTGAGATAGACAAAGGAACAAAAATGATTTTTGAAAAATCTGCTGTATCGTTAGAGCAAAGCAAAAAACTTCAAGAGAAATAA
- the coaE gene encoding dephospho-CoA kinase (Dephospho-CoA kinase (CoaE) performs the final step in coenzyme A biosynthesis.), with protein MKKIGITGGIGAGKSLICKIFEILDIPNYPADYRAKWLQSNDSELKAKIAFHFGKEAYFENGELNRNYLSKEVFGDDEKLKLLNNLVHPAVAEDFKNWCKQYSNKPYVLKEAALLFETGSYKQLDATINVHANQGLRLQRTLERDPNRTKESVLSIMKKQFSDEKRIELADFVIYNDESQSVIKQVMRLHELLVE; from the coding sequence ATGAAGAAAATTGGCATTACTGGAGGAATAGGAGCTGGCAAGAGTTTAATCTGTAAAATCTTTGAGATTTTAGATATTCCCAACTACCCTGCAGATTATAGGGCGAAGTGGCTTCAATCAAACGATTCGGAACTTAAGGCAAAAATCGCCTTCCATTTTGGAAAAGAAGCCTATTTTGAAAATGGCGAACTTAATAGAAATTATTTGAGTAAAGAAGTCTTTGGTGATGATGAAAAATTAAAACTACTCAATAATCTGGTACATCCAGCCGTTGCAGAAGATTTCAAAAATTGGTGTAAACAGTACTCAAATAAACCTTATGTTTTAAAAGAAGCCGCCCTTCTATTTGAAACGGGTTCTTACAAACAACTAGATGCTACTATTAACGTCCACGCAAACCAAGGACTACGGCTCCAAAGAACATTAGAAAGAGATCCGAATAGAACAAAAGAAAGTGTCTTGTCCATCATGAAAAAACAGTTCTCCGATGAGAAGCGAATAGAATTGGCAGATTTTGTTATTTATAATGACGAGAGTCAGTCTGTAATTAAGCAAGTTATGCGCTTGCATGAGTTGTTAGTCGAATGA